The Engraulis encrasicolus isolate BLACKSEA-1 chromosome 4, IST_EnEncr_1.0, whole genome shotgun sequence genome includes a window with the following:
- the LOC134447790 gene encoding uncharacterized protein LOC134447790 — translation MAASRKDPLDFQKKFARILKKSDIKAFQWSEDGRCVIVNWKDFEANKGDHRKAMSIFRKVKDRTALRKLLACHGFKKIGRRSSSDFVFENPEFVRRHGNKTKHSEADAHQSGITEDRSPSTSISSVLADMCFSPIKKKNARDLYQYINFNYPEPTAEPEPHTPPELSPPPAKLLCTSPPVDQNQIPEELDDPANSMLNDPEPDENVAATTTD, via the exons ATGGCCGCATCACGGAAAGATCCACTGGATTTCCAGAAGAAATTTGCAAGGATTTTGAAAAAATCTGACATCAAGGCATTTCAG TGGAGTGAAGATGGAAGATGTGTTATTGTCAACTGGAAAGACTTTGAGGCCAACAAGGGTGACCACAGGAAGGCCATGTCTATATTCCGTAAGGTGAAGGACAGGACTGCTCTCCGGAAGCTGCTGGCCTGTCATGGGTTTAAGAAGATTGGAAG GAGGTCCAGCTCCGATTTTGTGTTCGAAAATCCAGAGTTTGTGCGTCGACATGGCAACAAAACCAAACACTCGGAGGCAGATGCTCATCAATCGGGAATCACAGAGGACAGATCCCCCTCCACATCAATCAGCAGTGTGCTCGCAGACATGTGCT TTTCTCCGATAAAGAAGAAGAATGCCAGAGACCTTTATCAGTATATAAACTTCAACTATCCAGAGCCAACAGCTGAACCTGAACCACACACCCCTCCCGAGCTGAGCCCTCCTCCTGCAAAGCTATTGTGTACGTCTCCACCTGTGGACCAAAACCAAATACCAGAGGAACTGGATGATCCTGCTAATTCCATGCTGAATGATCCAGAACCAG ATGAGAACGTGGCTGCCACGACGACTGACTAA